A window of the Ostrea edulis chromosome 1, xbOstEdul1.1, whole genome shotgun sequence genome harbors these coding sequences:
- the LOC125673564 gene encoding protein unc-93 homolog A-like, protein MMTKESEDEDQITDLVVSHAEMRAMLWGRQREKSVSETSVSSTADGQVTSQRAERPASLSEEWKELERLRTTEGQSENSNMGPHKTHTRASVWKNFIALCTGLMLAFMSFLPLRNIQTSMFSEYYLGTISLGLIYGSFIIGCIVSPWLVQNARPKGLILLSLVSHVFYVTSILFPSFWTLLPMSVLFGFLQAPLWSVQELLIGSYGTSYSSITGIRIERSIHQFQSVFVVFCHCAQILGNLVQSVTLRFDDNYSHAKISAYEKHIPACNNSSHCGGDNHVIYDGSFGQKILSYFVEDFERLDYLQILKLLYLSLACCSVILIGCCLRKPDIIINKRKTPFWDKICDVLSFFRTKTFFMLGLLMVFTGMQQAIVISDVTKMYGTDTLGMGMIGYIMMCYGTAQLAMLLVIEKLQKRLKPVVFVLQGFLVTQGLLLVLYIWEPHSDSVYSILGFMTLWGALDAVWQSQVQGILVSSAVRKEPAVICYRVCQGLGLCAVFFSSIVLTLLYKVCLIGSTLVLGVIGYLIMEVSNNPITPMENRAFNV, encoded by the exons ATGATGACAAAGGAGAGCGAGGATGAAGACCAAATCACAGACTTGGTGGTTTCCCATGCTGAGATGAGAGCCATGCTCTGGGGCCGACAACGAGAAAAGAGTGTCAGTGAGACTTCTGTGTCATCCACTGCAGACGGTCAAGTGACGTCACAGCGAGCAGAGAGACCGGCAAGTCTCAGCGAAGAATGGAAGGAATTGGAACGACTCCGCACGACTGAGGGACAATCTGAAAATTCAAACATGGGGCCACATAAAACGCACACCAGGGCATCTGTCTGGAAAAATTTCATCGCTTTATGTACTGGTTTAATGCTGGCGTTTATGTCCTTTTTACCTCTTCGAAATATTCAAACAAGCATGTTTTCAGAATATTATCTTGGAACTATATCGCTTGGTTTAATATACGGAAGCTTTATAATTGGTTGCATTGTTTCACCTTGGTTGGTTCAAAACGCGCGACCCAAAGGATTAATATTACTGTCTTTGGTTTCACACGTGTTCTATGTCACATCAATCCTGTTTCCCTCGTTTTGGACACTTCTTCCGATGTCAGTTCTTTTCGGTTTTCTTCAGGCCCCCTTGTGGTCCGTACAGGAACTCTTGATAGGAAGTTACGGAACAAGTTATTCGTCCATCACAGGTATCAGAATAGAGCGCTCTATTCACCAATTTCAGAGCGTATTCGTTGTGTTTTGCCATTGTGCTCAAATTCTTGGAAATTTAGTTCAGAGTGTCACGTTGAGATTCGATGACAATTACAGCCATGCCAAAATATCTGCATATGAAAAACATATACCTGCATGTAATAACTCGTCCCACTGTGGTGGAGATAACCACGTGATCTACGACGGGTCGTTTGGGCAGAAAATTTTGAGTTATTTCGTAGAAGATTTCGAAAGACTCGACTACTTGCAAATCCTTAAACTGCTCTATCTGAGTCTAGCGTGTTGTTCGGTGATTCTTATAGGATGTTGTTTAAGAAAGCCAGATATCATCATCAATAAGAGAAAAACTCCCTTCTGGGATAAAATCTGCGATGTTTTAAGCTTTTTCAGAACCAAGACATTTTTTATGCTTGGGTTGTTAATGGTTTTTACCGGTATGCAGCAAGCCATAGTTATAAGTGACGTCACGAAG ATGTATGGTACCGATACCCTAGGCATGGGAATGATAGGGTACATCATGATGTGCTACGGTACAGCGCAGTTGGCGATGTTGTTGGTTATCGAAAAACTCCAAAAAAGACTTAAACCGGTCGTTTTTGTTCTGCAAG GTTTCCTGGTCACACAAGGTCTTCTTCTAGTATTGTACATATGGGAGCCACACTCGGATTCTGTTTACAGCATTCTGGGATTCATGACCCTCTGGGGAGCCCTAGACGCTGTTTGGCAGTCTCAAGTACAAG GCATATTGGTGTCGTCTGCTGTCCGGAAGGAGCCTGCAGTCATATGTTACAGGGTGTGCCAGGGCTTAGGGCTGTGTGCCGTCTTTTTCTCCTCCATTGTCCTCACGCTCCTCTACAAAGTATGTTTAATTGGATCCACCCTTGTGTTGGGTGTTATTGGGTACCTCATCATGGAGGTGTCAAATAACCCCATAACACCAATGGAAAATCGAGCATTTAATGTTTAG